From one Mycobacterium colombiense CECT 3035 genomic stretch:
- a CDS encoding acyl-CoA dehydrogenase family protein, which yields MDVGLNPEQLSLRDTVRDILRTECPPDAARQAMTDPERWRTLWKTVVDLGWTELAAPDAGDYGPVELAVVLEECGAALAPIPLLSSVGLAAGLLRSTGLDSMLTDIAGGVVATVAVHAQGARLPGAPMTLRQGRLRGTAVGVPNLSRAELVVTLARSDDGGTVAAVARCGDGVTAVPAAESTDPAQPLARVEIDAEPVAVAPVDLESAFAAPWVAAAADLLGVASAALHRSVEYAKSRCQFGLPIGAFQGVKHALADNYVSVERARSLTYAAAARLADPAPAPTEVWTAAALAKAAANDAASGCARTAVQVHGALGQTWEHDAHLYVRRAWQGAAVLGDSRSLYDEVGRRFCGGAA from the coding sequence ATGGATGTCGGGCTGAACCCGGAGCAGCTCTCGCTGCGCGACACCGTACGCGACATATTGCGTACGGAGTGCCCGCCCGACGCCGCTCGTCAAGCGATGACCGATCCGGAGCGCTGGCGCACGCTGTGGAAGACCGTCGTCGACCTCGGCTGGACCGAGCTCGCCGCCCCGGATGCCGGCGACTACGGACCGGTCGAGCTTGCCGTGGTCCTCGAGGAGTGCGGCGCCGCCCTCGCACCAATTCCGTTGCTGAGCAGCGTCGGTCTGGCCGCGGGCCTGTTGCGCAGCACCGGGCTCGACTCGATGCTGACCGACATCGCGGGCGGCGTCGTGGCCACCGTGGCCGTCCACGCCCAGGGGGCCCGGCTGCCCGGCGCGCCGATGACGCTGCGCCAGGGACGTCTGCGCGGCACGGCGGTTGGCGTCCCCAACCTGTCGCGCGCAGAGCTCGTCGTCACCCTGGCCCGCTCCGACGACGGCGGCACCGTGGCGGCCGTCGCCCGCTGCGGCGACGGGGTCACCGCGGTGCCGGCGGCCGAATCCACCGATCCCGCTCAGCCGTTGGCACGCGTCGAGATCGACGCGGAGCCCGTCGCGGTTGCACCCGTCGACCTCGAGTCGGCCTTCGCGGCGCCCTGGGTGGCCGCGGCCGCCGACCTCCTCGGCGTGGCGAGTGCGGCGTTGCACCGCTCGGTCGAGTACGCGAAGTCGCGGTGTCAGTTCGGCCTGCCGATCGGCGCGTTCCAGGGCGTCAAACACGCGCTGGCCGACAACTACGTCAGCGTCGAGCGCGCCCGCAGCCTGACCTACGCCGCGGCGGCCCGGCTCGCCGATCCGGCCCCGGCACCGACCGAGGTGTGGACCGCCGCGGCGCTGGCCAAGGCGGCGGCCAACGACGCGGCGAGCGGCTGCGCGCGCACCGCGGTCCAGGTGCACGGCGCCCTCGGGCAGACCTGGGAGCACGACGCCCACCTCTATGTCCGGCGCGCCTGGCAGGGCGCCGCCGTGCTGGGCGACAGCCGCTCGCTGTATGACGAGGTGGGCCGCCGGTTCTGCGGGGGTGCCGCATGA
- a CDS encoding acyl-CoA dehydrogenase family protein produces MSALVQEFGAWLAEFLPDDYYADYRQYRWDLGLRRDYQRASFEAGWLQPTWPREHGGRSLGLRDAMEVRIEAALRSAPKLPNVQGPGVAAPGIRQFGTPAQIERYLVPLLRGDEWWALGMSEPEAGSDFAGLRTRAVRDGDVFRVNGHKIWTTHAHLSRWCTLYARTDPEAPKHRGISCLILDLHSPGVRIEPIRMASISDETFCEVFLDDVEVPADNLLGPLNGGWNVALSSLHHERQMIWIMNWVEIKRGLDSVREAASADSRRDVYAELGSLLADAEALRATGYRALGNELAGRPSSEADTMKLLGSLTLQRVWELSAAAAGPDSATDPDLLFERQDALAATIYGGTSEVQRNIIAERLLGLPKG; encoded by the coding sequence ATGAGCGCCCTGGTGCAGGAATTCGGTGCGTGGCTCGCGGAGTTTCTGCCCGACGACTACTACGCGGACTATCGGCAATACCGCTGGGACCTGGGGTTGCGGCGCGATTACCAGCGGGCCTCGTTCGAGGCCGGCTGGCTACAGCCGACCTGGCCCCGCGAGCACGGCGGTCGATCGCTGGGCCTGCGCGACGCCATGGAAGTCCGGATCGAGGCGGCGCTGCGGTCCGCGCCTAAGCTGCCCAACGTCCAGGGTCCCGGTGTCGCCGCGCCCGGCATCCGTCAATTCGGGACGCCCGCCCAGATCGAGCGTTACCTCGTTCCACTGCTGCGTGGCGACGAGTGGTGGGCGCTGGGCATGTCCGAGCCCGAGGCGGGATCGGATTTCGCCGGCCTGCGCACCCGAGCGGTGCGTGACGGCGACGTATTCCGGGTCAACGGCCACAAGATCTGGACCACCCACGCGCACCTGTCGCGGTGGTGCACCCTGTACGCCCGCACCGATCCGGAAGCGCCGAAACACCGTGGCATCTCCTGCCTCATCCTCGATCTGCATTCCCCGGGGGTCAGGATCGAGCCCATCCGGATGGCGTCGATCTCCGACGAGACGTTCTGCGAGGTCTTCCTCGACGACGTCGAGGTGCCGGCCGATAATCTGCTGGGGCCGCTGAACGGCGGCTGGAACGTCGCCCTGTCGTCGCTGCATCATGAGCGCCAGATGATCTGGATCATGAATTGGGTCGAGATCAAGCGCGGGCTCGACTCGGTGCGCGAGGCCGCCTCCGCGGACTCGCGCCGGGACGTGTACGCCGAACTCGGTTCGCTGCTCGCGGATGCCGAAGCGTTGCGGGCCACCGGGTATCGCGCCTTGGGCAACGAGCTCGCGGGACGGCCCAGCTCGGAGGCCGACACCATGAAGCTGCTCGGATCGCTTACCCTGCAGCGTGTTTGGGAGCTGAGTGCGGCCGCCGCGGGACCGGATTCGGCCACCGATCCGGATCTACTGTTCGAGCGTCAGGACGCGCTGGCCGCAACGATCTACGGCGGAACGTCGGAGGTTCAGCGCAACATCATCGCCGAGCGGCTGCTCGGGTTGCCGAAGGGATGA